The sequence GATGATAGCACTAGCAACTGCTAGTGAGGAAACAAGTTGGCTGAGAAGCTTACTTGCAGAGATTCCTTTATGGAAAAGACCGATATCAATTGTGTTGATCCATTGTGATAGTACTACGACTATTGCAAAAATTGAGAACCGTTATTACAATGGTAAGAAACAACATATACGTCGTAAGCACAACACTGTTGGAGAATTACTCTCAACAGGAGCTGTTAAAGTGGATCACGTACGCACTGATGATAATTTAGCAAATCCTTTGACGAAAGGATTAGCTAGAGAGAAAGTCCATAACACTTCTAAAAGAATGGGACTATTGCCCTTACTATGATGATCATTCATGATGGTAACACGACCTAAATGACTGGAGATCCCAAGAACTAGGTTCAATGGGTAATAACAAGTTATgaagtgatatgagatgaacatgCTGTTATAAGTGAAACCAGCATGATTCCTgaagtaacaagaggatgagttatgaaaaaaaattcataattcttaATGAGATCTATACTTTACGTTGAGTGGAGTACCTAGGCTACAGGAGTACTCTTGATAGACTCACTTATGTGAATGTTGAAGTGGGGGCCgcttcatatgaaattttgggcaaaaatttcTAGAGCGTTCACTATACCGGGATAGAAATGCATGGCCTTTAACGCACGGGCTTTATAGAATACACCTATGAAAAGGTTGTGTGTGGTTTGATGTCAGAGATAGAGTTCAAGACTTCGAGTCACTCTAGTAAAATCTAAATCTTACTCACTATGCAAAGGTTCAAGCTATATGACACCTTTGTTTAtgcacaattttatgaaatcctcgaaaatcttcttttcaaatttcaagtgggggattgttagaacaaaggatgaaagtttgaaaaaaagaaaggaaaaaaagaagaaaaaaaaggcttcaagtcccacatcgctcaggataaacacttgaatagtgttttactccctatatatagagagctcatttcttcatttttccttaccccagttgagaagcatttcctcaacttttctttctccctcccatatttcagccgatgcatttccggcaaacttctccctctttctttctatcGCTCTAAAATTTTCAGTTGGgtataatagtgactttttaagtcatatttttcggttggctataatagtgactttttaagtcatattttcagttggttataatagtgacttttcaagtcatatttttcggttggctattagagtgatttttcaagtcatattttcgggtggctttagagtgacttttcaagtcatacaagagggtgtaattctagaaaaggttccctcagtgcagtgggaatcttatacaaTGATATGAGTtgttttatcctggggacgTCGTGATTGATAGTCtacttgcacaatttttttggcAGTGtcacgaaacgtcttaaagaaagcgacattgtctGTGACTCAAccagtaattttttcggtttaccataaactattgttataGCAATGTCTAATGATTTTGCCTAACGATCTAGAACTTCCAGGCACACAACTCTGTTTAAGATACTGTACTTACAAAATAAGCCTTAAACCACAACAGATTACCGAGAGATAACCTATCAAATAATTTCAGTTCCTCATAAGCATGCATTGCCATTCATTTAATCCTGCCAACTCAGTTTCACAAATATAAGGTAATGAATAATCTTCCTGGCTACATCGTAGGGAtgatgaagagagagagagagaataattgaattgaattatatatgagactttttaaatataaataaatgtatgtTAAGAAATCTCTCTgggtaaatataattaaatatttaataataatattcattgTAGCttagttgatattttttttaaagttctttcttatgcaatTATatgcaaatgaaaaaaaaacactttttaaattACTGAATAAGAGAACTTGCAAATTGAAAGTTGTAAAACGTATAAAATCCATGCAACAACAAAGGATTCAAATGCATTATTAGACTCGTGAAATACTTTGTCCCGTGAGAGGCCAAAGACAGAGGAGGACTGATATGATTTGCGATGCTGTAAGATATCTTGATTGCACAAATAGTTAACCAATTTATTATCTCTTCAAgcttttttttgaataaaaaagaaagaaaatatataacaataatatttttataaaatatatatatatatatatatataataaaataagtaaaaggaagaaaaaggtaaaaaaatatttttattcaaataataggcgataataaaaataatttaatctgattaaagaattaattataCAGATCACACCACATcactaaaacttaaattattaaaatattatttattatgagatttcttttatatcttttttatcttctttttattcCTTTCTACACAATTAAAAACTATCAAATTCATTATACTCACctaaatacatataaaatatttcgttaataatacatgtaaaataagaatttaatcaaaaccattattttatatatttataatataatgaaaattattagattatcaataataaatttatccattttttggcttaaatatccttttatacctataaaataggtttttattttatattaatcctctaattttttttaattttagtcctttaaatattttttttttcaatccctactctcaaataataatattaatcaatGACATAACAATAATACTAATTATTCATTAACTTGtcatgtcataaaaaatataacaaaataatcacacattttgttttgtaaagtgtatttttcaattttttatcaattaatttgacgccattaattattttaaatatatgaggttttaaaaacattatttatctgaaaaaattataaataactaaaatatcagACTTCTTAATAACGAGGGAAGTCAACCGAGTGTCAATGTTAAAGAACAAAatgttatttaagtttttttagataCCTTTCATAAATACCCTACATGTGGcactataaagaaaaaaaaacgttaTATCCTAGTAAAAAAATGTCGGTATTAAACttgtttttatcaattaatatattatttttttattcataagaatGAGATTGAAGAACCAAAAGATTTACTATAATTcgtacattttatttaattaattcaactagatgtttttaaaataaatataataattattttaaaaaattattaatataaatatttttagttgttttactctaatattttgattgatcaataaaaaacattaaatatgtatagtaaatgatatatatgtgcagtaaaaaaatgatatctGAGTgtttactaagcaaaaatttctctctaattaaaaatttatacatcCCTTTCTCTATATAAAAGTGTAAATTATCTACTTTGTCAGGCCTccattattcattttaattttctcttataCTCACTttcatttgaatattttctttcataaagTGAGACTTCACTCTCTCAACATGCATCAATTGGTACATTTTCTAATACTTTTAATATCATCGAATGATTTAATAAGATGTAACttagttaatataaaaaaacctataatttaatttgaataataataataaactccGTTGTTtagtaagtttaatttaatgatatacagtaatttttaatttaatttaattttttttggaagaaatagattcttcaataattgtatgaaagaagaaaattgtAACATGGCTGGAAAAAAAGTTGCAGCATGTAATGAACACCTATAGTTTCAGatataaagaaaatgatattttcttttgatagaaaaatatattattcgaacgaaaaatatttttttatgtttttgttaattactaGAATTGAAATCTGTGtaatacatgattttttttaataaaagaaagagtgagagaaaaaatgctaaaaaagataaagtatttaaaatttttgaaaaacaaaaataaaatgtattagaaaaataagaaaatggaaatatatatatatatataacaagttTTGTTTGAAGTTTTTTATGTATGAATTTGTACTCCTATTTACATACGAGGACCCACTCATGACATACTAAGACTTATGTCTACAACCTACTTTTTGTAGTGgcctaaaaatactttttatataaggatatagatattaattattattaccaCAAGCACTCCAGAGCAGAAGTGCTGAGgaatattcatgtcaactaATTCTAAAACTTTGTTTTATCAATATTTTCACGAGCTTATATAATAtgtgacaaattaaaaaatccaACTACGACCAACGATCAGCTAAGTGGAAGAGTCAAGTCTTTTATGCACTAGTTTCAATAGTGCTTGATCCAGAGATTTCAGCTGTATAAATCTCTAAACTAATCATAATTCACCCAATTATACaacatatttaatgtttttttaggtttaaatacGTTTTTATCTATGATATATACCCATTTTAGATATCTAgtctctaataaatttttcctttgaatcaggttccaaatattttaaaagttttgtctAAGGTCATTGCCGTTAGtcaaaattttttatatgcttACATGACCGTTAACCGGACACGTAAACATGTAACTTGTGATGTCACATGTAATCTTTGTTTGAGTGAGATTACAcgtaaaaaaagttttttttttgtaaaaaaaaagtaaaaacgaCGTCGTATTATTTAGGTGGTCTTGTACCCTAATTTCCTAATCAACGGTGCATACATCTTCTCAAGGTCCACCCTTTTGCTGAAAAAAATTGTCCACCCAAAGGTACCCTCCGCCTCTCAGCACCCTGTCCACATCCAGTAGCAGGAAATTCCATCGCCGTCAATGGAATCCACTGATTCATAGCGTGCCTACATTGCACCAAATCCACAACGCCGTCGCACAACAGCAACCGTTGTTGCAGCGACACAAGGTGGAAGGGTTTCAACAACGTCGTTTTGCTAAAGCTTCTTGCGGAGGTGGAAGGGTTTGTGGGGTTTGAGGGTGAAGTTGAGGAAGGAGTCAACGATGACATGCTAGTTGCTTCATCATTACCATTGTAGTAGTTTTGTTGTGTGCTTCCTTTGATGGCATCGTTGTGGTGGCTACGGTGGTGTCGTCTAAGTGGTTCTTGGTGATGACGATGCAATGTGCGTGTGGAGCCATTCGGACAATTCCGACAATACATGTGGAACAACCAAGTAGACTCTTAGAACATGTTTTGGTCCAAGCCTGAACTCGTTTGTCAGGTTCGAGGACTCTGGTGATTATTTGAAAGGGTGTTACCGTGGGGATGCGGGGTGTGATGATAGGTTTCAAGATCTGGGGGATGTGAGATTTGGGTTTGGGAATGTGAGCTTGATTAAGGGGAAATCTAGAAGCTTTTGTGAAAGGAAGTGTTTGAGGGATTGTGGGTGTGGTGGCTTGAGTTTTGACGAAGGGAGTGGGGTGTGCAGGAATTTTTATGGGTTGCTTTCGGATTTTGATAGGAAGGTGGTGAAAGTGAGGGGTTTTATGTTAGGGTTCCAAAGAGGGATCGGGTGGGAGGAATAAGGGGTTTGATAGGAAGGTTTTGAGTGGGGTTGTTGTGGTTTTGGGGGTGGTGGTGATGAGTTTGTTGGTGATGGTGAAGAAGAAGAGGGGTGGTGGAAAAAATGGgttggaggaggaggaagatgaGTTTGTGCTTGTGTTGAATTTGAAGGATGTGGTaagaagtttttaaaaattaaaaaaaacttttttctttgtgtAATCCCACTCAAACAAAGATTACATGTGACATCACAAATTACATGTGTACGTATCCGGTTAACGGTCACGTAAGCAAATAATGAGTCCCGATTAACGATAAAAACCTCATACAAAACTTTCAAAATATTAGGGACCGAATatgtaagaaaattttattaggAATCAAAGGTCAAAAATGGGTATATATCatggaacaaaaacatatttaaattttttttattgtttgagttttctttctcccaagaagaattaatgtatttatatatgtaaaatttatttaaattaaaaatgattttataaaacttaattttggttaaaattacttttcaatCGAAGTAATTTATatctaaatgttttaattcaaaaacaaaattaataataaaattaaatataattttttttatgtaaagaaaaattGGACTAAATTTACATtaactcaaaattatttttatgcaacataaaatatattttttgggagAGACAATATACTTTAAATGTGATTACTTAAATCTCGAATTTAAGATTAGTTTCATAGTCCAAATGATCAaaacttgtaaaaatatatCAGACTCTTATCTTATCGAAAAGTGAAAGATGCTAATTATGGTAATTTActgaaacaaatattaattttaacctCAATTAATTTTTGAACGTTAAATCAAATATGTAAATTTGACAGAGGATCTGTCGGTATAGCCATGTAGGGGCTTATTTTATTGTCAACCTGAAGACCTGTACCTACCAACTAGTGATACCCGTGGACTTAAATTGACCTAAACATTATCAATAATTTAGTACGTTCAAAGGTTGTTAGATTGATTTTGTAATTATACTTTTACTTCttatactttaatttatatgtgatttcgacatttaatttttattattcgtatttaattcatgtaatttttaattgacatGATTAAATTCTTACATAAATTTTGATTAGTCACTCTAATCAACATTTTGATCTTCTACTCAACCAACTAATCAAATCAGATAAGTAAGTTCCCTTGACAATCATTAACAAGAATATAAGTTACGTTACATTAATTTATGTGAATTGTCAAGGGAAAAATGcatgttaaatatttgaataaaaaaagggCTTCATATCTTCCACACATAAAGCTTCAGCAAACTCATTATTTATCGTGGAAATTAATACTACATTTTTTCTGAATTAAAAATAAGCacgaaatgaaatgaaatagacATGAATAGAAGAATCTcggtttaattgtatttttggtctatcaaatattatttttttaaaattttttctgtaatcatattttttctattcaaacAACTCAAACGACCTTGCTTAAATGAATTAAGTTTAGTATTACTTAGATCAACGACTTGGTgtacatatattatattttttattaatcatattattaactcaaatttatttatacaaatatatattagtatatacttacaattaaaaaacatatgaatacttctatctaaatataaatataaatacttaCAAGTGAAAATGTTGCTGAGCAAAAGAAAATTAGTCAAGCAAGAAAAAATGGTCcttcaccttttttttatttctagctGAAGATATAAGGACTGAAAATTGTTAGATATTCTACTGAAAAAATAGATGTGGTGTTTAGAGTTGGCATTGGTTgccattcatttaattttataccAAGTGAGATGTGCACGGTAAATGAAATTCGAAAATTATGCGTATGACGAGCTTAACTATTTGTTGATCCTACTTAAATATGTTATGATTGTGGTTGATATAAGTTGGGAACtatatttgcaaaaagatagtaGAATTATTGATTGAAAGGAAGCTGCTTGATGATGCTTTGAACTATATGGACCTGAGTGCTTGAGGCAACTTAAGAAATGACTTTCATTtgctttgaaaaataaatgtttgattGGTCATTAGACTGACTGTCGTGGTTCAGAACCACATAATATGCTATACATGCGTCTGATGTAATATAGAAAATTTAATTTCCTAATTCCTCAATATTAatgaaagtaattaatttagttgattgtaataaatttattttaaatttttatatatttattttaaattatcattatcattaatattttttctcttttttactgttttaataaaaaaaaaattctttttttaatgaaaggtatttctaatttaaaaataattaatataaaaaatattaaagattgaatcttataaaaaaaataattaccaatttaaacttaaatcttataaatagaaacagataaagtaatatttttttcttctaggcTCGACTATTCAAGTAACCTCTTCAAGTATGTACAGTAGTATTATGATATTTCAAGGTCAtgctacatatatttttttagctttctAAAATCATTTATTATGATGATTTAATCATTTACTTAtttccttctcttctcttaACTTAGCAACATAGAATTTTGAGGATTAGATAACAGCATCTTTTAGGGATTATTTTGGATTTATCGTTCTTGTTTCTGATTTATAGTTAGCAGTTTGTAGAAATGCTGTCCCATGCTTACAGGCTTGTTCTGATGTGTGCATAGATGCTTAAATAACACTGTCTCCtctctaattttaaaagttgcCCTTAATTTCCTCCAATGAGAGATGACTATGAGCTAAACTTCAATCCATTTTAGTATAATCGGATCCAAGAGAAACCACATTAGGCTAATGATATCTCGTATATAGAATTCTAAAAGCTGAATTGTTAGTTATGAATACAATGTTAAAACTCTAGAAGCTAATTAGAACACGATCAACGTGGCAGCTTTAAGTCGTTCATGCTATCaatgattttccttctattTTGCCTTCACATTCCCACACCCACCACCTAAGTATATGCAAATTGCCAACATTGGGGGCAGAAATATGGAGATTAATAACAGTTTAAAGAGAATAGAGAGGTAGATATCTATATGAATCTGTTCTATGTTCAGTTCAACAGTCAACACCTCTTCTGGTGGGAGAAATTTCTGTCTGTCCCCTTAACAAATTCTGTTGATTTCTGAAGCAcaacattcttgaaattaatGACTTCTTGAACTTAAGAGAAAGACCTCTGCATTCTAACCCCATTCAAGCTACTCCATCATTTCATTGAGGGAGAACCTCTTCCTTGGACTTGGTTCTAGCCGTTGCTTTGGGAGCACTATGAGACCTTCATGTATTTTTGATCTGTAAGAATTGAAGACAGGTACCAGGAGAGTTTATAACAACTTATGAGACCATAATCTTGCCTTAAAAGAATGAGTATCAGCCATGTAATTTGGGAAATTCCCATATTGCCTTAGGAACAAGTTATCAGTGCACACACTATTCGCCTATTCGGTGTTTTAAGCACAACTGAACCACAATTACATGAATTTGTGAAGCGTGGAGTGCTTTGTGCAGTAGAGAACCTAAAGTTTTCTCCTCTTGGTTCAAGAGAAAACCACATTAGGCTAGCTGATATCTCATATGTAGAATTCGTTGTTTCTTTGAACAGCAAATTTCTACTTTTTAATATAGTAATTTGAGaaatttaaacataacaaaTGAAACTGGCAAGGATAGAATTATTTATGAACTTACCTAGATATTGGCTACTTTACCTTATGTATTAATGCAAACTGACTGACTGtcacctttttttgtttttttgtcatttgaACTAATCAGTATTTATGTCCTGATATTTTGATTCCAAATGAACATacctttttaactttaaaatgtGGGAAAACTCAGTTCTCTCCAACTTGAGATCATAATATACTCAATTCATGTATGATGTTATGAATATTtctgtttttatatattatactgGCTTAATTTATATACTGGTAGCAAAAGGTTATCTTCTGCTACTGTAATTATCTAATATGCTCATCTAATACCAGCTTTTATGATTGTGTATTGTAATATGCTCTGTTATACTTGTACTTATTCTAATAATTGGTGtaaattgtaaaatattaagaaagaCAAAACCACACCAGAATAGGCAGAAGAACACAAGTTACAAGTGAGCTCAGCTTTGGATGTCAAACTCGACAGTTTGAAGCTCCACCTTGGGTTGGAACACTTTGCAACATCCTCCCTTTAACAACAGTAACAGTGAAGCAAAACTCACCTTATGTTGTATAAAGCATATCTAATAATTAGTTATTAAGTTCACAGGACTTCAATCTATTTTAGTTCAAATCGTTGAAATTTAGATAGCAAAACAAAATCCTCAGTGGAAATACACTAAACATATGCATACTAGCTTTTGTTGCGGGGTATATTAGTAGTTCAATGAACTTAACTCCTCAACTAAAGCTTCCAACTCAGTGAAAGATGATCCTCCTCCTTTCATGGCCTGCTTAGCTAACTGCGAAGGCACCTTTGTTCTGTTCCTcatttcaatggcttcttcaCCAATCATTATCCTCTTCACAGCCTCCTCCACTGCATCACATGTAATACTATCTCCCTCCAATCGAAACAATTTTCTAGCACCAATAGGCATCCCAATTTTAAGGACCTCAGTCACCAACTTCTCATTGAAAATTTGGTCGGCACCCATAGGCCAAGTGATCATGGGAACCCCTGCATTCACTGCTTCCAAAGATGAATTCCATCCGCAATGAGTCACAAACACGCCAATCGCTTCGTGTTCAAGAATCAACACTTGAGGCACCCACCCTCTTTTGAACTTTACTGTGCATCCAAAGCATACGTGAACAACTGAATTGGGTTTCTTTGTGTCACGCCATTTTAGGCACTCATGCTCATCTATAGATGCCTACTTTCCTCTACGTGCTTTCTCTTCCGTGTCTTTGTTGCAAAGAGATAAGGGACCAATATGCCACGATTTTCTACCAAGCACGTTCCTGGAATGATCTGCTAGACCTTCTCAAGCTCGTAGAAGCTATTAACAACAACCCCATAGCTCCTCGACTCTGATTCCTTTGCTACCGCGcctttttttctccttaatCTGGTTAGAAGGTGGCAGCTGATCACGGCTTGGATAATTTCCATCAAagttgtgatgatcttgaaacATGTAATTATCTGTTTTCTCATATTCTCTCTCTACTCACccattttttcttgtttcagTCTCTTGTGATTACAACATGGTTGGTGAAGGCACATCCAAGGGATGTGAGGAGCAACAGAGAGCAATAAGGCATCAGCAGCAGCCACCACCGTCTCCATTTGAAACAGCTGACCAGTTGCCACTGTCTACtaataattcaaaaacaaaatgagaaattaatttaaaatttgaaactgACTTATTCACGGACAATaactaattcaaattaaaaataaaaacgatCTTGACAACATCTGAGGCACATTCATGTGATTGGAGACAATTCACTGGTATtctcttttattgaaaaaacaatttatgCCTCCTCCAATGGATTTAAAGCAAAACTTTTTCctctcatttttaatttgacAATATCCCTTGTCTTCAACATctttaatcaaacaaattttattttcgaACAACACCTTATAACCTTTCTCAACTAGTTGCCCAAcactcaacaaattctaatCAATTTGAGAAACATACAACACATCATAAATGAATTTTGTATCTTTGTTGGTTGAGATTGTTATAGTTCCCTTTCCATTCCCAGTGATGAACTTATCATCTCCAACTTGAACCTTCAATGTGCTTATATTGCTCAGTTCCTTAAATAAATCCATGTTATTTGTCATGTGATTAGTATAACCATTATCAATAAGTCAATTTTGACTTGATTCAATACTAGAGAAACATGTAGAAACAAACAGGTACTCCTCCTCTGGATCAGCAACCTTTGCAGCCTCATTGTGTGGTTGATTCCTGTTTTTGCAAATACAAGCTTCGTGCCCCATTTGATTACACTTATTGCACTTAGCATTAGGTCTTTTCCAACATCTGAATAGAGGATGCCCTTTCTTTCCACAATGTTGGCAAGACGGATAAGATTTCTTCTAATTTCCTTTTGCATTGGTTGATGTTGAACTTGATCCTGTCCCATCAAAGTTCTTGTTTTTCTTGTATTTGGTCGCATTCTGGTGCTTGGCTGGTAAAGCTCCTTCAACTATTGATTCTTCCCACATCAATCTTTTCTAATCTTAGGATTGCAAGACATGCATCAACTTTGTTAAAGAGATCTTGGACATATCTATTGTAATCTCCAAAGTGGTTATTGATGCTTCATATCTCTCAGGCactgtaacaaaaaaatttcaacaattatgGAATCTGCAAATGTAGTGCCTATCAATCTAACCTTATTAGCGATGTCAAACAATCTATCCGAGTACCCTTTAATTGTCTTGAATTCTTTCATCTCTTGCACCTCAAATTCCCTCATCAGGTTTAGCACTTGCATGCCACGAACGTGTTCATATCCTTCATATTCTTTCTTTAAATAATCCCAAATTTCTTTGGGTGAATTGACATTCATGATCTTCGTGAAGATCGTTTGAGAAACACTAGCAAATAGGCATGTCTTTACCTTCACCTTCTTGGTTTTAATCTTCTTGTGATGCTTTATTTAGACCATGGTGGGATTTTCAGGTAGTAGAGACACTTCATAATTCTCTTCCATAGCATCCCACAAATCAAAAGACTCCATGTAGGACTTCAGTTTCACCTTCcaaaggtcataactcttcccATCAAAGACAAGATGAGCAATTTGTGAGAAACTAGATTCAACATCCATTTCAGAAATCCCTCAAGAAGAAAGCTCTggataccaattgttggttttaatttgagagaaaaaaacgtaggagagaagagaaaataatagaaaataaggtgagtttaatttgaaacaattgacacaatttttttattgaataagcttcatatttaaatacatttaaaataacTGAATAAAAAGATCATGTTCCATTATTATAGGAATTGTTATTGCCTATTGATcatccaaaaacaaaataaaaaactaatttaaattttgaaactgACTTGTTCACTAACAACACAATaactaattcaaattaaaaatcaaaactgcCTTGATAACATCTAAGGCACGTTCAACAACACTCACATTGCAAGATTGCTTCTTTCATGGTCAACCTCCGACTTGAGAaggttttttgttgttttttttagtttccagtattttttttcaatttcttatttCAGTACTTTTGTTGTCTTCATTTAAGCATTATTtgcttcaattttgtatttattttgattGCATTGAGGACAATTAAAGGCAAAGTGAACTCCAACCTCCTCTCTTGAGTCAAATAAAAGAGATcaaaagttattcaaaacaaaaaattgaccCAATTACaacaagaaagagaaaagaaggaggAAACAAGTGAAATTCAAAGCGAATAAGATTGGTGAAAGTCAAAGGTAAAAGTTCCCCTAAACTTTTAGTTAATTGTTATTGAAGCCCTTTGTTGCTTATTCCTTTTAGTATCTACCTCACATTACAAGTTTAACCCCATTACAACCTGAATTGCCTcacttgtttgaaattttttagtgTCTATTAGAGTTGAGTTGATTGATTAACAAAATTGTGAATATGTTTGTTGTATTGTGATTTGAGTGTTTCTTGATATCTGATACCACTCAGAGATTGTGAGAAAAGTGAACCAACAACTTATTAAGATTATTGTACAAAAGCAATTAAGCCTGATGATTCCTTGAGATTCTATGTGACATGAAGTGTCGAATGTTTTGTATAAAGAAGTACAATGAACTCTATTAGACTGTTACATAAGACTTGATTGGAGAAATTTGCTTAATTTTGATATGAGAATCAAAACTATTGCTTGAGAATAAGCAAAGCTCAAGTGTAGGAAGGTTGATAAATCGGATTTTGAGATCACCTTTTTATTTGTAGTTCTAGGCCTATTACATGcatttatgatataaattattgGTAGAACTTATGGGTTGCGGTTAGTTTTATTAAACATGTGATCAAAGAGCATTTGTagaaaaaagactaaaaaactTGCCAAAATCTAATGAGCTAGACTCTAACCATTCATCACGACCTTGTTCAATCATCATGGTCGTCATCAACTTGGGCATCATCAAAGTTGTGTTGTTTTCAT comes from Glycine soja cultivar W05 chromosome 20, ASM419377v2, whole genome shotgun sequence and encodes:
- the LOC114403527 gene encoding UDP-glucose flavonoid 3-O-glucosyltransferase 7-like; the encoded protein is MDVESSFSQIAHLVFDGKSYDLWKVKLKSYMESFDLWDAMEENYEVSLLPENPTMTVATGQLFQMETVVAAADALLLSVAPHIPWMCLHQPCCNHKRLKQEKMVKFKRGWVPQVLILEHEAIGVFVTHCGWNSSLEAVNAGVPMITWPMGADQIFNEKLVTEVLKIGMPIGARKLFRLEGDSITCDAVEEAVKRIMIGEEAIEMRNRTKVPSQLAKQAMKGGGSSFTELEALVEELSSLNY